A genome region from Cryptosporidium parvum Iowa II chromosome 8, whole genome shotgun sequence includes the following:
- a CDS encoding replication factor C like AAA ATpase, which yields SSTMSSNLWVEKYRPGNVLDISHHKDVVSMLSHVLKNGNMPHLLFHGPPGTGKTSAVLALSRELFGPNEYKNRILELNASDERGISVVRDKIKSWTRQVVQCNKTHEITGNLLPSWKIVILDEAEMMTADAQSALRRIIEVSSKNTRFVIICNYISKIIEPLASRCAKFRFQPISANSQIERLKYICSQEDVSYEDGVLETIVNLSQGDLRRGINILQSASELFGKDKRISMSSILDVSGVPPIKIIERIINSCKILGVESILIETAKLINEGWSVELIFKGLAEFIIMCDKIDDSKKAFLMLRISEADASVIDGSNEYLTLLNVCSSVQTIFAN from the coding sequence TCAAGCACAATGAGTAGCAATTTATGGGTTGAGAAGTATCGCCCCGGAAATGTACTTGATATTTCCCATCATAAGGATGTTGTGAGTATGCTGAGCCATGTACTGAAAAATGGGAATATGCCACACTTGTTATTTCATGGTCCTCCTGGAACTGGTAAGACATCTGCTGTGCTTGCCCTCTCAAGGGAACTATTTGGACCGAATGAATATAAGAACAGAATTCTCGAGCTTAATGCTTCAGACGAAAGAGGAATTAGTGTTGTGAGAGATAAAATAAAGTCATGGACGAGGCAAGTAGTCCAGTGCAACAAAACACATGAAATTACGGGTAATCTACTTCCTTCATGGAAAATTGTTATTTTGGATGAAGCCGAAATGATGACAGCTGATGCCCAATCAGCATTAAGGAGAATAATTGAAGTTTCCTCGAAAAACACCAgatttgttattatttgtaacTACATTAGTAAAATAATCGAGCCTTTGGCTAGCAGATGCGCGAAGTTTAGATTTCAACCAATTTCGGCAAATTCTCAGATAGAAAGACTGAAGTATATATGCTCTCAGGAAGATGTTTCATACGAAGACGGTGTATTAGAAACTATTGTTAATTTATCTCAGGGAGACCTGAGAAGaggaataaatattcttcaatCGGCCTCTGAGCTATTTGGTAAGGATAAAAGAATTAGCATGAGCTCTATCTTAGATGTTTCGGGCGTTCCACctataaaaattattgaaagaattataAATTCATGCAAAATTTTAGGTGTAGAGAGTATATTGATAGAAACCGCGAAACTTATTAACGAAGGATGGAGCGTAGAACTGATTTTCAAAGGTCTGGCAGAATTTATCATTATGTGTGATAAGATCGatgattcaaaaaaagCATTTTTAATGTTGAGAATTTCTGAGGCAGACGCAAGTGTGATAGATGGATCAAACGAATACTTAACTTTGCTAAATGTTTGTTCAAGTGTTCAGACTATTTTTGCGAATTAA
- a CDS encoding NIC+MI domains containing protein. nucampholin/yeast Cwc22p like protein involved in mRNA splicing, with protein MTNSPDELADGETCISSDYIPPFKKKNFEVSHNLLNNREHQKKLWDRLEKNIRGEINKLNFSNIEQVLINILKNNIIRGRGILANCIIRAQLSSHSYTAVICYLSAIINCNIPDFGSLLLRRLINQFRISYSKGDKYVCKHTLLFLAQLINQKVVHELIALQICLFLIEKLTDDSIEICIDFIFECGQFLLENTPQGLNTIMNKFRRILQEGKLNKKTNFLIERILKERRDNFMNYPINNPENELIDLNDQITHFFDILDGEIDIQDELDHFIETEPNIFEEENTKWDEISKELLSGLYGVTMEDTEEQLIKNNPMIDLSEKDFVILRKKIYLCIMNSLNYEECTHRLLKLNIPKDQISETCAMILDCCSMERTYQKFFSLVAERLCIIKKEYQESFAKLFSESFETVHRLETNRLRHVTKFYSYLLSKDAIPWNLLFIVKLSEKDTASSSRIFIKILFQELSYNMGIKNLDIKLNSSEVLPFTEGIFPKENISKIRFSINFFTAIGLGALTHKLRNTLSNIEQQQTSRLNELCLSSGIDTIQVDISNSEKISEEAEIINTKCSDTCKNKMEQTKMNSNYDKQSKEYSSSCLEDLSNNLIFNNGINNQKRRNRSFSREL; from the coding sequence ATGACAAATAGCCCAGATGAGCTTGCTGACGGTGAGACTTGCATTTCTAGTGATTATATTCCTCCatttaagaaaaagaaCTTTGAAGTATCTCAtaatcttttaaataatcGTGAGCatcaaaaaaaactatGGGATAGACTagagaaaaatataagGGGGGAGATCAATAAGCtgaatttttcaaatattgagcaagttttaattaatattttgaagaataatattattcgTGGTAGAGGAATATTAGCTAATTGTATAATTAGAGCTCAGTTATCTAGTCATTCATATACTGCTGTTATTTGTTATCTTTCTgcaataattaattgtaATATTCCTGACTTTGGCTCATTGCTCTTAAGAAGGCTCATAAATCAATTCAGAATATCATACTCTAAAGGAGATAAATATGTTTGTAAACATACTTTATTGTTTTTAGCTCAATTAATCAACCAAAAAGTCGTTCACGAGCTAATTGCCTTGCAAATATGcctttttttaattgagAAATTAACTGATGATTCAATTGAGATATGTATTGatttcatttttgaatGTGGCCAGTTCCTGTTAGAAAATACGCCTCAAGGGCTAAATACAATCATGAATAAGTTCAGAAGAATACTACAAGAGggtaaattaaataaaaaaacaaattttttaatagaaCGCATTCTAAAGGAAAGGCGAGACAATTTCATGAACTATCCAATAAATAACCCAGAAAATGAGCTAATTGACTTAAATGATCAAATTACTCATTTTTTCGATATTTTAGATGGAGAAATTGACATACAAGATGAATTAGATCACTTTATTGAAACTGAAcctaatatttttgaagaagaaaacaCAAAATGGgatgaaatttcaaaagaattgCTTTCTGGACTATATGGTGTAACCATGGAAGATACTGAAgaacaattaattaaaaataatcctATGATAGATCTTTCTGAGAAAgattttgtaattttaaggaaaaaaatttatctttGTATAATGAACAGCTTAAATTATGAGGAGTGCACGCATAGACTGttaaagttaaatattccaaaagaTCAAATAAGTGAGACTTGTGCAATGATACTAGATTGTTGTTCAATGGAGCGAACatatcaaaaatttttttctttggtTGCTGAAAGACTTTGCATTATTAAGAAGGAATATCAAGAATCTTTTGCGAAACTATTTTCTGAAAGCTTTGAAACTGTCCATCGCTTAGAAACGAATAGGTTGAGACATGTAACTAAGttttattcatatttacTTAGTAAAGATGCAATACCTTGGaatttactatttattGTTAAGCTATCCGAGAAAGACACTGCATCCTCTTCGcgtatttttattaaaatccTCTTTCAAGAGCTTTCCTATAATATgggaattaaaaatttagaTATAAAGCTTAATTCCTCTGAAGTTTTACCCTTTACAGAAGGCATTTTCccaaaagaaaatatttccaaaataagattttcaataaaCTTTTTCACTGCTATTGGACTTGGTGCGCTAACACACAAACTTAGAAATACGCTGAGTAATATTGAACAGCAGCAAACAAGTAGGTTGAATGAACTATGTTTAAGCTCTGGGATTGACACTATACAAGTTGATATCTcaaattcagaaaaaatATCTGAAGAAGCAGAAATTATAAACACAAAATGCTCGGATACTtgcaaaaataaaatggaacaaacaaaaatgaattcaaattatgATAAGCAATCAAAAGAATATTCCAGTTCTTGTTTAGAAGATTTAAGTAATAACTTAATATTTAACAACGgtataaataatcaaaaaagaagaaatcgCAGTTTTTCAAGAGAACTTTAA
- a CDS encoding glutathione S-transferase, which yields MNNKETSTIPSPNIIASKISSELSEIYSPKMSTLVRNNIPCRLTSNRVMAPSKSTYRVILPVRDIGDLSVITYEHEVYVGNGGSLRFFLLGKQVRHRFINVHLDEESPIPSYIDPNKVPLGDLPVVKLGDLVIFDEIPCLRYLAKKLGEYGRNYYIDFVIDDVIFRCSKWRDILMELISKSRKEFLINDINANKELERSTSNYKLLREQLYCEFETLILSIGDKGPFIAEKNKPMICDFILFSILFDDISLIEFNEGEKFNRTSLLPEESLIHKFPRLKMLFESVAVLPLIDQWVKGKYFSIQIEGESGELVTPPASLSTQDHVKNSVLGSNSFNAYQHSFGYQPPVLQQLPNQIFTHVNAGVRFFPQKMSLPINPSIFPTNNSFISQPITNNYHHFFNSQVQGHRYLGGVSSPFIQRVSPSQSFKLEF from the coding sequence ATGAATAACAAAGAAACAAGCACAATTCCGTCaccaaatattattgctaGCAAAATATCCAGCGAATTAAGTGAAATTTACTCACCAAAAATGTCAACATTGGTAAGGAACAACATTCCATGTAGGTTAACAAGTAACCGAGTTATGGCCCCTTCTAAATCAACATATAGAGTTATACTTCCAGTCCGTGATATTGGGGATCTATCAGTTATCACGTATGAACATGAAGTTTATGTGGGCAATGGTGGATCTCTTAGATTCTTTTTATTAGGAAAACAAGTCAGGCACCGTTTTATTAATGTCCATTTAGATGAAGAAAGTCCAATACCTTCTTATATCGATCCCAATAAAGTTCCATTAGGAGATCTTCCGGTTGTAAAGCTGGGGGATCTAGttatttttgatgaaattcCTTGCTTAAGATATTTAGCAAAGAAGCTTGGAGAATATGGGAGAAATTACTATATTGATTTCGTAATTGATGACGTGATTTTTCGTTGTTCAAAGTGGAGAGATATTTTAatggaattaatttcaaaaagtcGTAAAGAATTCTTAATCAACGATATAAATGCGaataaagaattagaaaGATCGACTTCTAACTATAAATTGTTGAGAGAACAACTTTATTGCGAATTtgaaactttaattttatcGATTGGTGATAAGGGGCCTTTTATCGCAGAAAAAAACAAGCCAATGATTTGcgattttattttattttcaattttattcGATGATATTTCTCTGATCGAATTTAATGAAGGAGAGAAGTTTAATAGGACGTCTTTGTTACCAGAAGAATCATTAATTCATAAGTTCCCAAGATTAAAAATGCTTTTTGAATCTGTTGCTGTGCTTCCATTAATAGATCAGTGGGTAAAAGGTAAATACTTTTCTATACAGATAGAGGGTGAAAGCGGTGAACTAGTAACTCCTCCTGCTTCTCTATCTACTCAAGATCACGTTAAAAATTCTGTTTTAGGATCGAATTCATTTAATGCGTATCAGCACTCATTTGGATATCAACCTCCAGTACTTCAACAATTACCAAATCAGATTTTTACTCATGTAAACGCAGGAGTGCGATTTTTCCCACAAAAAATGTCATTGCCGATAAATCCATCAATTTTTCCTACGAATAATAGCTTTATTTCCCAGCCTATTACAAACAATTATCACCACTTTTTTAATAGCCAGGTTCAAGGCCATAGATATTTAGGAGGGGTTTCATCCCCTTTTATCCAGAGAGTGAGCCCTTCTCAAAGTTTTAAACTTGAGTTTTGA
- a CDS encoding Eft2p GTpase; translation elongation factor 2 (EF-2): REVKMVNFTVEQIREIMGKPHNIRNMSVIAHVDHGKSTLTDSLVCKAGIIASKAAGDARFTDTRADEQERCITIKSTGISLFFEHDLEDGKGRQPFLINLIDSPGHVDFSSEVTAALRVTDGALVVVDAVDGVCIQTETVLRQALNERIRPVLHVNKVDRALLELQWEAEDIYQNFTRVIENVNVIISTYSDELMGDVQVFPEKGTVSFGSGLHGWAFTIEKFARIYAKKFGVEKSKMMQRLWGDNFFNPETKKFTKTQEPGSKRAFCQFIMEPICQLFSSIMNGDKAKYEKMLVNLGVELKGDDKALVDKPLLKKVMQLWLSAGDTLLEMIVTHLPSPAAAQKYRVENLYEGPQDDETAKGIRNCDPDAPLCMFVSKMVPTSDKGRFYAFGRVFSGTVATGQKVRIQGPRYVPGGKEDLNIKNIQRTVLMMGRYVEQIPDVPAGNTVGLVGIDQYLLKSGTITTSETAHNIASMKYSVSPVVRVAVRPKDNKELPKLVEGLKKLSKSDPLVVCSKEETGEHIIAGCGELHVEICLQDLQQEYAQIEIVASDPIVSYRETVVNLSNQTCLSKSPNKHNRLYMTAEPLPDGLTDDIEEGKVSPRDDPKERSNLLHDKYGFDKNAAMKIWCFGPETTGPNIMVDVTTGIQYLTEIKDHCNSAFQWATKEGILCEEDMRGIRFNLLDVTLHADAIHRGAGQITPTCRRVMYAAALTASPRLLEPMFLVEISAPQEVVGGIYATLNQRRGHVFHEEPKSGTPQVEIKAYLPVADSFKFTTVLRAATSGKAFPQCVFDHWELINGDPLEKGSKTEELVKAIRRRKNIKEEIPALDNYLDKL, translated from the coding sequence AGGGAAGTTAAAATGGTTAATTTTACAGTTGAGCAAATTCGTGAGATTATGGGAAAGCCCCATAACATCCGTAATATGTCTGTTATTGCTCACGTCGATCATGGCAAATCAACATTGACCGACTCTCTTGTATGCAAAGCAGGTATTATTGCTTCAAAGGCAGCAGGAGATGCACGTTTCACCGATACCCGTGCCGATGAACAAGAGCGTTGCATTACTATCAAATCTACCGGAATTTCACTTTTCTTCGAACATGATTTAGAAGATGGTAAAGGTAGGCAACCTTTCTTAATCAACTTAATTGATTCACCGGGACACGTAGACTTTTCTTCAGAAGTTACTGCAGCTCTTCGTGTAACAGACGGTGCGCTTGTAGTCGTTGATGCTGTAGATGGCGTATGTATCCAGACAGAAACTGTTCTTAGACAAGCATTAAATGAGAGAATTAGACCTGTGCTTCATGTAAACAAGGTAGATAGAGCTTTATTAGAGTTACAATGGGAGGCAGAAGATATTTATCAGAACTTTACTCGTGTTATTGAGAACGttaatgttattatttctacCTATTCTGATGAATTGATGGGCGATGTTCAAGTATTCCCAGAAAAGGGTACAGTTTCATTTGGTTCAGGGCTTCATGGATGGGCATTTACTATCGAAAAGTTTGCTCGTATTTATGCAAAAAAATTCGGTGttgaaaaatcaaaaatgaTGCAAAGGTTGTGGGGAGATAACTTCTTTAACCCAGAAACAAAGAAGTTTACAAAAACTCAAGAACCAGGAAGTAAAAGAGCATTCTGCCAATTTATTATGGAGCCGATATGTCAactattttcttcaattatGAATGGTGACAAAGCTAAATATGAGAAGATGTTGGTTAATTTGGGTGTAGAGCTCAAGGGTGACGACAAGGCTTTAGTTGACAAGCCtctattaaagaaagtTATGCAGTTGTGGTTAAGCGCTGGTGATACTTTATTGGAAATGATTGTAACACACTTACCATCTCCCGCTGCAGCCCAAAAGTACCGTGTTGAGAACTTGTACGAGGGTCCTCAAGATGATGAAACTGCAAAGGGTATTAGAAATTGCGATCCAGACGCTCCTCTATGTATGTTTGTTTCAAAAATGGTTCCCACTAGTGACAAGGGCCGATTTTATGCATTTGGCCGTGTCTTTTCTGGCACAGTTGCAACTGGACAAAAGGTTCGCATTCAGGGTCCAAGATATGTTCCCGGTGGAAAGGAGGActtgaatattaaaaatatccAACGCACAGTTCTTATGATGGGGCGTTATGTCGAGCAAATTCCGGATGTACCTGCAGGGAATACAGTTGGTTTGGTCGGAATTGATCAATATTTGCTCAAATCTGGTACAATCACAACTTCTGAAACTGCGCATAATATTGCATCTATGAAGTACTCCGTATCACCTGTTGTTCGTGTTGCAGTACGACCAAAAGATAACAAAGAATTACCAAAACTTGTTGAAGGTCTTAAGAAGTTGTCTAAGTCTGATCCATTAGTTGTATGCAGTAAAGAGGAGACAGGCGAACATATTATCGCAGGATGTGGTGAGTTACATGTTGAAATTTGCTTACAAGATCTCCAACAGGAATATGCACAAATTGAGATTGTTGCATCTGACCCAATTGTTTCTTACAGGGAAACTGTAGTCAATTTATCAAACCAAACGTGCTTGTCTAAATCTCCAAATAAACATAACAGATTGTACATGACTGCAGAGCCTTTACCTGACGGATTGACTGATGATATTGAAGAAGGAAAAGTATCACCAAGGGATGACCCTAAAGAGAGATCAAATCTCTTACATGACAAGTATGGATTTGACAAGAACGCTGCTATGAAAATCTGGTGTTTCGGCCCTGAAACAACTGGTCCAAATATTATGGTTGACGTAACTACTGGTATCCAGTATTTGACTGAAATCAAAGACCACTGTAATTCTGCATTCCAATGGGCAACTAAGGAGGGGATTTTATGTGAAGAAGATATGAGGGGAATTCGCTTTAATTTGCTCGATGTAACATTACATGCTGACGCAATCCATCGTGGAGCGGGTCAAATTACTCCAACATGCCGACGTGTAATGTATGCTGCTGCATTAACTGCTTCACCCAGACTGTTGGAGCCTATGTTCTTGGTTGAGATTTCTGCTCCACAGGAAGTTGTTGGTGGAATCTATGCTACTCTCAATCAAAGGAGAGGTCATGTATTCCACGAGGAACCCAAGTCTGGTACGCCTCAAGTCGAGATCAAGGCATACTTGCCAGTTGCTGACTCTTTCAAGTTCACCACTGTTCTCCGTGCTGCAACATCTGGTAAAGCGTTCCCTCAATGTGTATTTGATCACTGGGAGTTGATTAACGGCGACCCACTTGAGAAAGGGAGCAAGACAGAAGAGCTTGTAAAGGcaattagaagaagaaagaatatCAAGGAAGAAATCCCTGCTCTTGATAATTACTTAGATAAGCTTTAA
- a CDS encoding cervesiae Yh1017wp/PTM1 like protein; signal peptide plus 7 pass transmembrane regions, producing MSTDYSPFLIRIIFFLVYFFIYGGFVYSFSFDGLRIPPPKSILIHPHQFFIFENGDAYYNLLVSKSAKYSTIYFDNLKLKSSDGIILDDESIEIIVVPSKELENLIRNDQLGVCCNKENLLSGNCQNENTFIKPNIDGLIYFDTQLSNSNYFSNIKRGGAYSIMISNCGNSSNGYIHGDLVIKNVYGFLPAIEYMKINLYFFGVILHAFLAIYWIYKCIRNSKQLINIQYYILVELLLSFFSSFLWLQYFRQWNLTGSSSTFLFAISTAINILKLTIIVILTLIASHGVGISKISIDSRRKSTAIFLTGILYFLNALIKEYIVYLRSRNANITSGLLLYSILPVGILNGIIFFWIFHELVNLLNKLENNKQTEKLSLYKRFTYILFSSIIIAFTYLLLEIRFYSWDIVERWKYQWIFQDAIPFFFVSVLKLNLLLLWAPKENSKKYLSAAEVPVEAVIELERQELNIITTPEKGKGLKSNGNLNINQIKDFGYINNLSSSPKLYYDSRIYENSNQPNNPIASEEINYSERNLDKLEYYVGSEVNKENSVYLINCSRMNS from the coding sequence ATGAGTACTGATTATTCTCCGTttttaataagaataattttttttttggtcTACTTCTTTATATACGGGGGTTTTGtgtattctttttcttttgatgGATTAAGAATACCTCCCCCTAAATCAATTCTAATACATCCACATCAATTTTTTATCTTTGAAAACGGTGATgcatattataatttattagtttCAAAATCTGCAAAATATTCAACgatttattttgataacTTAAAGTTAAAGTCAAGCGATGGAATTATACTGGATGATGAAAGTATAGAAATTATTGTTGTTCCAAGCAAAGAATTGGAGAATCTTATCAGGAATGATCAGTTGGGTGTATGCTGTAATAAAGAAAACTTATTATCTGGAAATTGCCAGAATGAGAATACATTTATTAAACCGAATATCGATGggttaatttattttgatacTCAGCTAAGTAATTCTAACTATTTCTCAAACATAAAAAGAGGAGGAGCATACTCAATAATGATATCTAATTGTGGAAATTCAAGTAATGGATATATTCACGGGGATTTAGTTATTAAAAATGTGTATGGGTTTTTGCCTGCAATTGAatatatgaaaataaacttatatttttttggaGTAATATTACACGCATTTCTGGCAATATATTGGATTTATAAATGTATAAGGAATAGCAAGCAGCTCatcaatattcaatattatatcTTGGTTGAATTACtattaagttttttttcatcatttttatgGCTACAGTATTTCAGGCAATGGAATTTAACAGGATCAAGCTCAACATTTCTATTTGCTATCTCCACtgctattaatattttgaagcTAACCATTATAGTCATTTTGACATTAATTGCATCTCATGGGGTAGGAATAtctaaaatttcaatagaTTCTAGAAGAAAGTCAACTgcaatttttttaacaggaattttgtattttctaaatgcattaattaaagagTATATCGTTTACTTGAGATCTAGAAATGCAAACATTACTTCAGGCTTGctattatattcaatattaccTGTCGGAATATTAAAcggaataatttttttttggatatttCACGAACTAGTCAATTTATTGAACaaattggaaaataataagCAAACAGAAAAACTATCATTATACAAACGGTTTACTTATATACTATTTTCCTCGATTATAATTGCTTTTACATATTTATTGTTGGAAATTCGTTTTTATTCATGGGATATCGTAGAGAGATGGAAATATCAATGGATTTTTCAAGATGCAATTCcgtttttttttgtttccGTGCTAAAATTAAACCTACTGTTACTTTGGGCTCCAAAGGAAAATTCGAAAAAGTACCTCAGCGCAGCAGAAGTACCTGTCGAAGCCGTAATTGAACTTGAAAGGCAGGAATTAAATATCATCACAACTCCTGAGAAAGGGAAGGGTTTAAAGAGCAATggaaatttgaatattaatcaaataaaagatttcggctatattaataacttaTCTTCATCTCCGAAATTATATTACGACTCGAGGATTTATGAAAATTCAAACCAACCAAATAACCCAATAGCATCAgaggaaataaattattctGAGAGAAATCTAGATAAACTTGAATATTATGTGGGATCCGAAGTTAATAAGGAAAACTCAGtgtatttaattaattgttcCAGAATGAATAGTTAA
- a CDS encoding Vps60p /Vps20p like protein involved in vacuolar protein sorting — protein sequence MRMGTNSIFPKVKDIGEWQKLCSYNFHDQEEYKLEWWLGIIEKFCDKNKSLLIEINSLKAIAQEEFKFWPIEVLSLPNIFKGLIKRKKLVNLDFINKYMVKIWENAVEVEKSQSRSKVSRIGFAWVRSIIGTFFNDTFILETDESTAELDTFVCIPLLDKLSNKLVNDINRGSLGSISKSTGIDELLILSTKFNDYLVQNYELCETAKNVLNDMMIWYFITYSPGEWSLKPFVVHKGNNNHVNAIKFSRSYSSVAKKEIEINDTDIADIILKITEEDLQKSLTNLEKKFLFHDSKCKEYALCDQKQLAINHLKQRHQIEKALNDVNEQLLLLSQSRVTLDTSNARISLVNALETSTSITKDIFNESEILKKLENINIMREEVEVTQESINSMIKSCVKDASKNMEATSYDLERELEEILHKADISIPAIEQNCQFQESPSEFEAEKHQVTNTV from the coding sequence ATGCGTATGGGAACAAATAGTATTTTCCCAAAAGTGAAAGATATAGGTGAATGGCAAAAATTATGTTCATACAATTTTCATGATCAAGAAGAATATAAGCTAGAATGGTGGCTAGGAATTATAGAAAAATTTTGCgacaaaaataaatcctTGTTGATTGAAATTAACTCGCTTAAGGCCATTGCTCAAGAAGAGTTTAAATTCTGGCCCATTGAAGTTCTTTCTTtaccaaatatttttaaggGACtgataaaaagaaaaaaattagtgaatttggattttatcaataaatatatgGTAAAGATATGGGAGAATGCTGTTGAAGTAGAAAAAAGTCAATCTAGATCAAAAGTATCAAGAATTGGATTTGCCTGGGTTCGCTCAATAATTGGGACTTTTTTTAACGATACATTTATATTAGAAACCGATGAAAGCACCGCAGAATTAGATACATTTGTATGCATTCCTTTATTGGACAAgttatcaaataaattagttAATGATATAAATAGAGGATCATTAGGTAGCATTTCAAAATCAACGGGAATAGATGAACTTCTTATATTAAGTactaaatttaatgattaTTTAGTGCAAAATTATGAATTGTGCGAAACTGCGAAAAACGTGCTAAATGATATGATGATCTGGTATTTTATTACTTATTCACCCGGAGAATGGAGCTTGAAGCCATTTGTCGTTCACAAaggtaataataatcatgTCAATGCCATTAAATTTAGTAGGTCGTACTCTTCAGTGgcaaagaaagaaattgaaataaatgataCAGACATCGCAGATATTATACTTAAAATTACCGAAGAAGATTTACAAAAGTCATTAAcaaatttagaaaagaaatttttatttcatgaCTCGAAGTGCAAAGAATATGCTTTATGCGACCAAAAACAACTAGCAATAAACCATTTGAAGCAAAGACATCAAATTGAAAAAGCACTAAATGATGTTAACGAACAACTACTTTTATTAAGTCAATCAAGAGTCACTCTAGATACCTCTAATGCGAGGATTTCTCTTGTAAACGCACTTGAAACCTCCACTAGTATAACCAAGGATATTTTCAATGAAAgtgaaattttgaaaaaattggaaaatattaatataatgaGAGAAGAAGTTGAGGTTACACAAGAATCCATAAATTCAATGATAAAGTCATGCGTCAAAGACGcttcaaaaaatatggaGGCTACATCTTATGATTTAGAGAGGGAGCTGGAAGAAATCCTACATAAAGCCGACATTTCTATTCCTGCAATTGAACAAAATTGTCAATTTCAAGAGTCGCCAAGCGAATTCGAGGCGGAAAAACATCAAGTGACCAACACTGTCTGA